From Lewinellaceae bacterium:
CAGGACAACGAGGAGTGGGGGCTGGCCTCCTACTATTCCGATGATTTCCAGGGGCGGGAAACTGCCTACGGAGTGCAATACGACAAAAACAAACTGACCGCCGCCCACAAACGGCACCCGTACGGCACCAAACTGAAAGTGACCCGGCTCGACAACAATAAGTCGGTCGTCGTAACCGTAATCGACAAGGGCCCCTACATCAAGGGGCGCGTGGTCGACCTGTCGATGGCCGCCGCACAGCAGCTCGGCATAGTGCGGGACGGAGTGGCGGAGGTGAAAGTGGAAGTCGCAGGACGTTCTACCACCACTCCGGAAGCGGCAAAGAAAAGAGAGGAGGTGGCAAGCGCGCCACCCAAAAAGGCCGATGTGCCTACCGCCTACGAAAATTCCGAAACTGCCCGCAGAATTGCCAGCCGGGAGGAAGAGAAAAAGGCAAGTGCTTCTACTGGGGTACCGAGCATTGCGGAAAGAGGAGCCGGCAGCCGGTACGCACCTGCCGATAAGCGGCGCCTGGTGGGCAAGGAGTATCAGAAATACGGCCTGTACCGCATTGTACTGGAGCAGCCGGGAAGCAGGGGCTACGGCGTACAGGTGGCGTCTCTGGCGAATTACGAAAATGTGTTCCGCCAGGTGGCCGACCTGCAGGCCAAGTGGTTCGACAACATCCTCATCAGCATAGAACCCAATTTCGACCAGCCCATCTACAAGATCATCCTGGGGCCGTTCGACTCAGAAGCCGCCGCCGACAACTACCAGAAGAGCCTGGCTTCCAAACATAAGATCAAGGGGTTCGTGGTGAATCTTTCGGAGATACAGTATTGAGGAGTGAAGGAGTGAAGGAGTGAAGGAGTGAAGGAGTGAAGGAGTGAAGGAGTGAAGGAATGGAGGAATGAAGGATTGAATGTGCTTCCCTCCCTCATTCCTCCATTCCTTCAATCACTCCACCACCACTTTCCCCTCCACCGGCCGGAGCTGCTGGATTTCCTCGTTGACATTGACCACTTCGAACGGGGTGGGCTGCTCCGTGAAACGGATGGCAGTGCTTTGCCCGGAAGCTCCGATAGCGTTGAAACACACCTTGTAGATGATGCTTTCATCGGGAATGGTAGTGGCCTGCAGGGCGTCGTTGATCCAGACAAACGGCAGGAGGCCTTCTTTGACGCGGTTGAAGCCAAAGTCGGCCTGGTCGAGGTACGGAAGCCCCGGTTCATC
This genomic window contains:
- a CDS encoding septal ring lytic transglycosylase RlpA family protein translates to MRNAFARSLFAILFLFSVTAVTAQDNEEWGLASYYSDDFQGRETAYGVQYDKNKLTAAHKRHPYGTKLKVTRLDNNKSVVVTVIDKGPYIKGRVVDLSMAAAQQLGIVRDGVAEVKVEVAGRSTTTPEAAKKREEVASAPPKKADVPTAYENSETARRIASREEEKKASASTGVPSIAERGAGSRYAPADKRRLVGKEYQKYGLYRIVLEQPGSRGYGVQVASLANYENVFRQVADLQAKWFDNILISIEPNFDQPIYKIILGPFDSEAAADNYQKSLASKHKIKGFVVNLSEIQY